TCAGGAACAAAAAGGTCCTTCCATTGGTACGCCTGCACCGGCCACATGTCAGTCGTGCTTCGTAACCTCGTACTACCAGGCTGTTTGTTCGATAACGGTAAAGTGAAGCCAACAAAAGCAGGCAGGGCTCGGGTTGGTACACCTTTCTGAAGTCGTCGTACGCTAAATCCGAGACACCCTGGAATCTTTTCTGAATATGTCCACCACACGTACACCATGTCGTTGTTTGCGATTGCCATTGCTTTGCGGGTCATGGTTTGGTCCCTCTCGAAATCATTTATTGTTGAGTGTCCGATGCTTACTTAACCTGGGCGCTACATCTTTACGGGATTCGTGAGACCGACCGATCCAAACAGGCGCAGACAGCCGCCTTGAAATGCGGGTGGTCGATGAAGTACTCGGTCTTCATCCTGAGATTAACTTTGTTGGCCGTTGCCTTGTTGAAGGCAATTAGATTCATTTCCTCATATCGCAATCCTGCCTCGAAAATACAAAGCGCGCGTTCAATTGCATTGCGACGCTCAATTCGCAACTTCTCTGCGCCAAGGTCGAGTGTTTCTATTGTGGCTTGCCCGCGTATGGATACTGCGCCAGTCGAGTCGCAGCGAGCAAGAACGCCACCAAATTCGTCGAAGTCTATGTGATCCTCCGGATTGTCCACAAATGGATGCAGCAAAGGACCCTCAAGGTCGTCAAGGTCTTCTGGCGACAAAGTAGTAGCCTGATGCCACTTGTTGCTCGCTATTGCCGTTGCTTTTAGGTTCGTTAGTGAAGCGTCATCAAGTGCCACTATGAATGCGTGAGCGCGCGCAACTGGGAATCTCGTGCGCTTTCCTCGTCCGGTGTTGCACATTTCGCATGCGGGAAGCAAATTTCGCCAGTGCAAATCGAGCCAGAAGTACCCCGGATGTGGTACTGTTGTATTGTCAGGCAATCGAACGATAGCTTGCTGTTCGGCAACTTTACCGCCTCCAGATATGACGGTGCTTGTCACCTTTCCTTTCGGCCTGAAGTGCTCCGCATGTGCCGATTGCCTTGACAGCGGCGACTCACAATACGCACAATGACCGTGAAACACATGCTCGAGAAGCAATTCTTTGAATTCGCCCCACAGCCGATTGTGACTGTCCTCTATAGGCAATCTGCCTCCTTGTTCAAAAACTCGAACCGATTGCTCTGCCATCGTACTAATTTTGTCAGCCCAAGCTCTATATAGGGACAGCAGCGGCTCGGTCAGTGTAGCTGGATCAAAGTCACGATGGACCATTGGGCAGATTCTCCCTTTGCTGCTGGGCACTCACTTCATTTAGCAGTACCTGTGCTCTCATTTTTAACTCTTCCTGCACCTCAGGATACATTGTCGCTAACCGCTGCTTCAACAGGGCCGAAACCAACCACGCAGCTGCACTCTGCACTGAAGTCGGCTCAGGGGACCTGAGTCGAAACTCCAGAATTCGCTCCAATTCGATGATTCTTTGCTTTTCGAATCAGATATCGACTCGCCCTTTTGGAGTAATAACTGATACTCGGTGTAATGCCGTCTTGTTTCACCTGAATCAAGTGCAGTTCTCAGACCGAATAACCGACTCGTGAGCTGCAAGTCAGTGCCCCCCATCGTTAGCTGAGAGTCCAAGGACTCTTGGTAGACCATCCCGGTTGCTTTGTCACGGGAAAACTTAATGATTTGGGATATGTCCATGCCGCCGACAACAAGCGGTGAGTGAGTGGAACATATGAACTGAGTATTTGGAAAGCACTCTGTCAGTTTTTCGACGATGGACTGTTGCCATGCCGGGTGCATGTGAGCATCGATTTCGTCGATGAGAACGATCGCACTTTCTGAGCGAGGATTCGGCGATTGACGATACATCTCGTAAAGGCGTTGTAGAAGGACACCAACCCAGCCTAGGAGCGATGTCGCACCTTGACTTACTTGTTCAAACGCCACGAGGCCATCTTCAGTTCTGACGAGAATGCGCCTGTTCTCCAGGTCTATGCCACCAAACTCTATCTTCACGTCACCAGTAAGCCTGCCGATTACGTCAAAGAGATCGTTCAGTAATCGCTGGTACCTAGGGCCATCTGAGGCAGATTTCGATTGATATTCAACGGTTAAGATCCATTGTTTAAGTTTGTCGATGCGGGGATCAGGCTCATTCGTCACCAACGGAAGTAAGTCAGTCACCAGAGGCCTGGAAGACGATTCGTCCCAAAAGGTGCCAGTGGGCATTTTCCAACTGACCGTCCGCAGAGGCGGAAAGCCCAGAATAAGGGTTCCTGCGGTGTCCAGAGGACGACCTGGAAGGGAAAGCACGTTGACCCCAACGCTCTTGCGGGAAATCTCAAATGCATAGGAGTAGGTGCCGCTATTCTGAAATTTGAGAGTTATCCGTGATTGGTCTTTGCCTGTACGTATGAGTCGGTCGGCATATGTAGCTGCATCTTCGCCACACAGCGCAGATGCAATGCCTCTCAGTATTGTCGATTTCCCAACGCCATTGTCTCCCAAGAGCACAGTCCAGCGCTTATGAAACCGAACTTCCATTTCTTCGAATGCTCCGACATTCTGCAGATGGATACTCTCGAGTACGGCTCCGTGACCAACTTCAGTTTCGGAAGAACTGGCAAAAACAGATCGCACTCTACTATCGTCTCTTGAGGCAGCCTGGTTCTCATGGAGACCGTGCACAAATTGTCTGAGCAGAGAAAAATCTGGACTACCATCAAAGGGCAATACATCGATACCATATCTTCGAGACAGAAGACCAACCTCAGCCTCGCGAAACTGGGCATCGATATTCACTAAAGCATAGTGGCGCTTCGATTTAGAAATTTCGCCTAGTCGCGCGTTTTCCAAGTAGAAGCGAATTCCGCCTAGGCTCGAACCCATGAAGAGAACGGTCCTCGTCAGGAACAGGCTCGAAATAAACTGCCTAAACTCAATGCGGCGGTCCATTTGGTCTCGAAGCTCAGCAGGAGAGAATGTGATCGTATCTGGTAATTCAAGTCGTCCGAAGAGCTTGAGAAGAAACGGTTCGCGCCTATTGAGTCTTCCGATGAGTTGCTCAGTGTCATTGGAGGTAAAGACAGGAGGGGACAGTGGAGAAAGGATCGGCTCCAGCGAACGGTCAAAGGAAGTAGTGACAATTGCTGCAAATCCTATTTCGTGGATTTCTCTGAAGAGACTTCCATCAGTCTTTTGGGGCATACTGTACTGCTCACGCAAGAAGGAGAGTATAGAGCTCAGCACATTTGCCTGCTTAAGTTCAGCGGTTAGTAAATCAGCTGCCAAGTTCGGCTCAAGTTGAAAGATGTCCTGATTTGACTTATGAGCAAAGTCCTTTCCCAACACGCCTTCTCGAAGACACCAGTTTACGGCGTTACTGACCAATTCGCTCCATGTAGGATACCCGGCTTGAGCACCAAGACCCATACCTGCAAAAAGTACACAGTCACCGCTCTCAATCGCCTTGAAGAGATTGGGCGGAACGCTAATAGGCCCGTCTTTGTCCTGTAGATGTTCCATAATATCGATTTATTTCCAATAGTGAGTGACTTGCGTAACAAAAACTGCTCAATTTATCGCCTAGAAATAGGAAGCTACGATAAACCGTGGTTCCTTTGTTGCAGTTGCTTCTTCGTCGGGTATTCTAGAATCCTCCTTCCAGGATTTTCTCGTTCCTCTCTCGTATATCCGCTGGAACAACCTGTTCGTAGAGCCCCAAGAAATTATCCTCGTCTGCCGAAGACTCGTCGGGAACCTGAAGCACCGTAAACCATCGGTTGAGCAGGCAAAAGTGACCGATGAGCCAAGTCAATTCCACAATCTGCGAATCGATAAAGCGCGACAATTCAATGGAGACTCGTTCCTGCCTTTCGGCGTTTCCTGCTGCGGCGATTCGCAGTGCTTCGCGGAGGGCTTCAAATTCGACGTCAGTGACTTGGTGCGCATCCGTTGTAACTTTTGTGGTATAACCCAAAATGATCCGTTCAAGGTCGGTGTAGGCATTTGGGTGTTTCTCGACTTCATGTAGATGAAGGAGCTTGCGGTGTCCTTCTGCCTCTCTACCTGCATCGGCAAAGAGTCGATAACCAATGAAAGAATGATGGGTCACTGAATATCGCGATCGATTCAAAAGGGATGTACGAGAAATTACGAGCTCTCTTATGAAGCGATCGAGAAATCCGGCTTCCTGAACAGTACCACGAAAAGTAGGCGGGTCAAAGATGAACGTGTTGCAATACTCCACTTCGGTCTGGAGCAGACGAGGAGTATATGCCATTACCTTACATAGATTGTTTCTGAATCTTCCCCACGTAAGTTCACCGGCGACCATTCCTGCTTCGGTGTACGCTGAGATCTCGTCGCGTTGTAGCGGTCGAATTCGTGTCCATTTCCCTTGAGATATCTTTGTCATATCCACCTCTTTCTTAACCCCCTATATTCGCCAGATTACAAGAACTGAATCTTATTGTTGGGAGAGCGACTTGAATGCCACTCGATTTCTTCTGGTGTCGAACTTGTGAACTCGTCGACTCTCGCTTATTCCTGGTTATCTCTTTTTCTGGAGTCCTCTGAAGGAGACATGCGCCGGTTGTTCCACAACCCCCCCCATTCCTTCCTCCCGCAAGTCCCAAAGTAGCCAATCGTCATTCGGAACCAGTCGCTTAGAGCGTGAGTCCCACTTCTTTGGTATCTGATTGCGCAGACGCTCAAGATAGGGAAGTAGCGGATTCTGGATCTTGTAAGATGCTTCTCTGTCGTCCAATTGATTCCGTTTCCAATTGAACTGAGACATATATTGTGCAAATCCAAAACCATCAAAAAAGCATTCACTTCCGATCAGTGGCATATACCAAAGGCTCGGTACTCCCTTTGGGTTCTCCTTTGCTCCGGTTTCCAGCAGAAGCCGCTCGGAGAGCGGCACGCGAAGCAGGGTCCTTTTGCCGTCAGGTTTCGTAACTCTGCCAAACTCGGAAAGGTTACGGGAGGACTTACGAACAACACAGGCTTTCGCTGCGACCGACAGAGTGCGATTTCATGTGGTGTGCCAACGCTGTAGATGTTAGGTGGGGCAATATGCAACAACAAAATCAGAAGTATCTACCATTCGAAGGTCAATATGAAGAGTTGCCCAGAATTGTCTAGTGATTTCACCCCGCTGCTGCGCACTCTTAGCGTCCCTGCAAAACGTCCATTTGTTTCGTGTTTCAGTGGTCTCTGTGCCTTCGCGTCCATATTCATGCAGACCGCGCACACTAGGCTTGTTCCAAGGGTCAAAAACAGTTGCTCCTAGCGACCGGAGGAATGTTCCGACACGTGTGCGCCATCCATTCTGCTTTTCCTCTGTGCGAGAGGCCACAAAATCCATTGGACCAGATAGGTATACTCTGGCACCTGTAAGCAGACTAGGCCTAGCGACTTTCTTGCTCATATTCTAGGTTCCTCTCATTTCCCTTACTTTGCGCAGTCTGTATGCTAATGGGACCCCTGCGAAACTGACCCGCAACTCCAGGCATCGGCGACCGCTGTCCGGACACGCATAAAATGTTCCTTGATCAGGTTGTGATAACTCAAATAGCCAGCGTCGAAAGCGTCCCATGCGGCCTGGTAACGAGCCAGGCTACTTGCTGTGTGATCGATTTTCCAGAATTGGAGTTCACTCATCATTGCAATCAGTAATTCGTTAACGACCCCACGCGATTTGGACAATGCAATTCTTAAGTCGGGCAATTCACCACCATACTCCTCGAGGTAGCGAAGCCACCCTTCCACTTTCGCGTGGGATTCAAATCCCCGATTAACTACTGCCAAGAAAGGCGATACGATTGCGCTTCTACTTAGCTGCAAATCGGCAGTTTGCTTAAGAGTCTTTGTCGACAATACTCTCTCGGTCTCCGCAGTCCATATTGCAGTAGCAGGGTTCTTCCCGTGCTTGGCTGCATCGTATGTTACTTCACTCATGATTCGAAACAGCTGGGGAGTTTCGACGGACCCTGCCTGTCCAAGGAGTATTCCAGCTTCTCGCGCAAGTCGCTCGCATTCCATAAACTCCGACCAAGAGAGGAGAGGGATAGCGCTATTATTCGTCCTGTACGGTATTCCATCGACACTTTCTTCTTGATGAAATTCTTCACGTGGGTGGGGTTCGTCATGGTTGTTTTTTCTGCCGAGAAGTACCCAGTGTTCCTTATGACGGGTGTCAGTCAGGAGGGAAGTCATACCAAGAGCCCTTGCTTCCTCAATCATAAATTTCACCTTCGCAAAGGGATCAAGAATTGGGCGCGGAGTCTTGTTTGTCTTGCGATTGTCCACGAAAAGCGTTCCAGGGCTCGATTATCCCAATGGGCATGAGCAGCATGCGTTCCGGAATGTGAGGGTTCTTACAAATCTCAGACCAGACCACTCTTGCAGCCATAGCATCCAGGCATAGCCACAGACCCATCTTCAAAATGTCCACCCCAGTGTGGAGTATACCGATTGAATCCTCTGAGCGGATGTAGCGGCAGTATAAATCGGGTCGACTGGTCTTCCATCAATAACCACAACTCCCACGTCATCGCTATGGTCCGCAATAATATCTAACTCCCAGGGCTCTAAGTATTCTAGGAGGTTTGGCAACCATTGGTCTTCCTGGTCATCAGAAATCGCTACGGCAGGCAGATGGAGCTTGGCAGCACAGTCAACTATTTCCAAAATGCGGGAGATGCGATCTTTCCCCGTCGATTCAATGTTTAAGTGAAGTGCGATATTCGGCAACATTTGAGGATGATCAATTTTGGCCAGTGCTTCATTTACCCAATGATTGACCTTGGCAGCTGACATGTCGGTCACGTCTATGACAATGTGAATGTCTTGTTGGCCCCAGTTGCTTTGGTTCATACTACTAGGAGCGCTATCGGTCTTTCGGGGTGCAGCTGCGGACGTTCTTAAGTGCCTTGAGCGCTGTTGCAGTACCTCATCAATCAGTGCTTCGATTGATTCAAGCCTCCGAGGCGACTTGCTGACTCCTGCGCGAATGGGCTGCAAATCGCTGAGATGGGGTGGATGAGGAAATTACGCATGGGTATGGACTGCACTTCTTCAGAGATGTTTGAGCTTGTCAAATCCCAGCAGAAAACATTCGCGAAGACATTGCAAGTGTGGGGGGGATCGGCGAAACCGCCTGACCCGGTACGATCAACTCACCGTCCAGTCCAAAGCTGCCATGGATGTCCCGAAGTGCTTGACATTCAGGTGAAAGGGCAATGCCTAAAGTATAATTGAAGCCTCCGTCCAGATCACTTGCGCTCACAAAGTGAAGGGAACCACACGGAGAGCTCAATACACTGCGAATTTGTTCTTGACCCGATGGTGTGATCGGGAATGTTCCCCTCTTGATGATGGCGAGCCATCCAAAACTCAAGATTGCACGTGCCTCCTCATCACAATTGACTTCGATCTCGGTCAACGGTGGAACATCAAGTAGAAGACAGTGAATGCTATTGACTAATTCGACTGCCAGGAGACCCATCCTGTCGAGACTGTGGTTGGCAGTCAAATTGCTACTCCAGTCGAGTAAGTCGTTGGTAGATGAACTTGTAATCAATTCGTGGCGTAAAGCGGCACTAATGTTAGCTTCTGTAGCTGCACTCTCCAATTCGTCATGCGAGATCATGCAATTCAGAATATTGAGTTTGAGGGTTGATAATTGTCCTGGGAGCGCTTTCGCCTGAACTTGAGCTTGTCTAAGCTTCAAGTCACTATCGAGCTTAGTCTTCTCATGACCAGGTGGTGTTGGCCTGAATTTCAACTGACCACTCAAAGCTAGTCGAACAAAATTGGAGAGTTCCGAGATGCGTGTCTTCGGATGTGTCATGTCCAAAGTCTCCAAGAGTCTATTTAAGGGTTTACATCTATTCGCTTACTTGCCGGACCTAAACTCAAGTCTCGGTCGAAACGTCGACAGGAGCATGTCCCACAAGATGTTGCCAAAGCAAGAACACATCTTATGTCATGAGTGAAATGCGTTACACTCATCAAATCATTTGTGAAGGTGGCTAATATAGCCGTGGGCTGTCGTCGCCCCAGGACAAAGTCATGCTATGAGCCAGCTTTGGCTCATAGGCGTTTCAGTCTTGATAGTCACTTCAGTGCTCAATGGTGTGAGGGCACTTCATTAAGTGCTCGTGCCTCAAACAGGGAGACAATAATGCAGTTCGGTGTCACTTTACGGCACTCTGAGAGTGTGAGATTCGTCTCAACTCCAATTATATATTACTTGTCCGTGGATTTGTTCAGGTCAGGCAAAGATCAAATTGGCCTCGTGTTGACTCAAAGTACCCACGATCTTGAGTATAGGATTAAAGCAATCTTTGGCATTATTTCGCCGTGAATGTAATGTCGCTGCAATTGCGTTGAAGAGTAGTCAAGTTAGGTTGCGAGCTTCTTTATTGAGTAGTCGGAGGTCTGAAACCGGGCAAAGCCATTGCCCTTCTGCGCAATCCATCGGCGAGTTGCCAATGGTCCTCTACTTCGCTGACTATCCACCCAGGCTGACCCTCTTCCATGGCCCTTTGGCATGCAAGCGACAGCAATTCACATGCTTTTTCCAGAGACGTGCTTGGGGCGCTGTCTCCAAGTTGATATCTGTACTTCTGTAGAAATACGAATCCGGCCGTGTCAAGAAATTCACTCGGCCAACCTTGTACATCCGGCCTAGCCACAAAGAGCCGCTCTACTATACGATTAGCCTCGTGGACATTGCTATCGTTCAGTGATGCACGTTCCACATGATAGAAGGCGATATTGTTAAGGATAAAAGGAAAGAGAACATCATGTTGGCTGCACAGTTCGAGTGCAAGGTAAAGGTTTTCACGAATTTCAAGATCTGACAATCCCAGATCCAATCCCCGTTGTTGAGAAATTAAGCCAACTGTTGCTACAAGGTGTGGACGAATTGGGTCTGGTATGCTGGAAAGGCTCGAAAATGCCCGTGCTGCCTCTAGCGCCATTGCTAACCTTGTGGCGTCTGCCGATGAAGCCCCAGAATAGAGAAGTGCAAGACAACGGAGGTACAGCAGTCCACCAAACCACTGGGTCTGCCTTTTCTCCCTTATCGAGTAGCGTTCTGATAGGTCGATACAGCGGTCATAGTTCCTAAACGCAAACTGCAGTAACACAGCAAGTAATCTTGACTGTTGTCCGCCATGTTGGCGATCTGCAACCTTGATGAGTTCTATTAGACTATTCACTGCCTCCTGCAATTTGTCATGATCGTCCTGTGAATCTCTGATCGTCGTGATGTGCCTCCGAATTTCTGGCCGATCGAATCTTAATCGCTCTCCGTGCCGTGCCACAACTCTGAGTTGCCAACGCACTGCTTTGATAACCGACGGTGACATGTAGCGGACAACCGAATCCCGCATGCTATCCCAATATGAGGTCTGAGCTCCGAGCGTTCTTAGCTCACTCTTGAAAAATTGCTCTATCGATTGTCCTTCACTTTGCATCAGCAAGCGAAAGCGTTCCAATACTGCGTGTTCTTCACCTGCAATAGAGACCTCTTTGAATGTACGAACAGCTCTAGCGAAATGACGCGTACGCGCGAATAGTCGCGACGACGCGAGATTACTCTGCCAAATCTCAAAGTCTGTGATGGCTGTCTCTGCTTCTCTGAGTATTTCGAGGTTCGATTGACTTATACAGGGGGTGCCAGATGAGACGGTATCGTTATTAGGATCATAGTGACAGCACCTCGCATCCAGAATTGGCTTGACGTACGGTGCAATCCAAAGATGAAAGCGATCCGCTATAGAGCGACGCTCTCTAACACTCTCAAGAACCGCACGCCATCTGTCTCCCTTCGATGTAGTATCTTCAATACAGTAGAGATACTGCAGAACAGTATCAACCGTTCTCAATAAGCGCATCGGTCCGAATGGCCCAGTTGTCGTGAGCCCGCCACCGCTAAAACCCCTGTCTTCTTCCTGATTTAGGAGGGAGACCAGTTTTCCTACAGCTGCAGCGTGAGACTCTGGCAATTCGACGTGACGCGGTGTTTTCATTTGTCGTAACAGCGAAAGAAGGAGTAGCGGTTCGTTGTCCCAATTCGTTACCAAAGCACTTGACAGAGTACTTGATAACAATACGATTACTTCTTGACGTCCCTGTTGCCTGAACCACTGGTTTATAGCTTCGACCTGCATAATGGCGAATGCGTCGCGAAAATCGGGATCCCAATGATTACGCAGGGCTCTGAATAGTCGGTACCATTGACTTTGCACTACTCTGATCGGGTGAAGTCGAAGCACATCATCCGGAAGGTCAGTAAGCACCTCAGTCACATAACGAATACCAGGAGTGTTCTGGTTAGTGAGCCGCTTTAATTGGTTCTTGCTTCGGCTATTGGCATATGTAGCAGCCAGGAAGAACGCGTTCAGTTTGTGCTTCAGTTTAGTGACTATGGCACTTCTTCTATTCGCATCAGCTAGAACGTCCGGTGCTGCTAATTCAGCCGCAAGGTGACGATATTCTTCAACGGTTAGATTTGATGACGTGGCAAGACGAAATAGCTCAGGATCCAAGATGTAGTGGAATGCGCCGGCGAGGCGCTTGGCCAAATGACTATTAAATTCCAGCGCGTATGGACTGAGTAATATCGGCGGGCCGACATCCTCGAGGCCCTCGAAGAAAAAGGAACGGGCCGCGTAGCGCGCGGTTGCCGTCCTAAGACTTCCTTCATTGGGTCTGTGTAACGAACTGTGGATATCATACAGAGGATAGAGATATTTGTGCACATCAAAGAAATCCACGGCGAAATGCAGTTTCCAGCCTGCTAAAAGCAGTTCATGATCTGCTTCGATTGCATCATAGTGGTATCTCCAGCTCGTCAATGTGTCGAGACAGCCGCAATAGACGCCCACAGATTGGCGATTCAACTCCGCTAGAAGTTCTCATCAAAAGATGCTCCTGTTTGCTGACCGACGGGATCCATTCTTTCAACAACTTGCTTACTTAGCCTTCTGAAGGTCTTCGGGTCGAATGTATTGTACTGGTGCGCTTCCGCCGCCTGAAAGTGATGCGGAAGTGCTTTCCGCACTCTATCCATTTCTTGCGCATTATCTTGGATCATGTTTGGAATAGCGGTAATGCTACCAGAAGTTTCATTTCGAATGATCAACAAGGACCTTGCAACCGAAGCCTGGACCGATTCTCCGTCGGCCCAGCTGATTACAAATTCTGACGAAGAAGCATGCACTACAATTGACATGCCTATGTCCGAACAGTCCCGTAGGAATCTATCTAAGTATTCTGGCACGGCCTGAAACAAGGATATCAAAATGTAGTCAAATCTTTCGGCCAACCCTGCCAGTCCCATGGCATCGAAATAGCGACTAAGGGCCGATTGCACAATTCCTGAACTGAGCTGGATTCTTATCCACACACGCATAGAGGTGTGGAATCAGTGAAACCGCTTCCGTGTATCCATTGTTATTATTTCGGTAGCAACTCTCAAAACCACCACCATTGTACGAACATCGTGAAGATCGCGAATCAGTACTGTATGAAGATCAGGTGCATGACTCAGGCCAACAAGGACCCGCAATAACAGGACATGGAGAGTCTGTCCGGCAGAAAAGACTATTTCCAGTCGCCGTTCTTTCGCCCACTTCAATAGGATTGGCTCGACCTCGACCACACGTAAGTACGCGACAGCGAAAAGCAACTGCTCCATGAAGTTGGCGTGGCTCTGCTTAGGCTGGATATGACCAACAATGGCCTCGAGAGCTCGACGTATCTTTGCTTCCATAATGGGAGAGTTCAGAGCGTCAACCAGCTGATATAGTACTAGCGCTGGTCCCGTCTCTGCTACTGACAATACAATAGGTTCGGAGTAATTCTCAGATAGGAAAGTAGTCACCCACGACTCCATCTCTGGTTGAGAAAGGTCCAAAAGCCATTGAGATTGTTCTTCGAGGTCGTAGAGTAGTCGCAAACTATGATCCTTCGTTTACTGACTTCACGTTACCGAATAGACTGTCCAGATCTTCAGATAAATCTGGGTATTCGGTGCACAATTCTTTCCATATGGTCGAAACAAATCGTTCCCAATCGGATCTCTTGGGTAACAAGCCTCGCGAAGGTCCAATAGGCCGATCAACAACACCGCCGTTTGGCCATGCCAACGTGGGATGCGTCGCTTCTCGTAGCTCTTGTGTCCAAGTAAGCGTCTTTCGGGTTCTTCCCCATCCGTCCACTGTTCCGGCTGGAACGTAACACAAGTTTGGTGTCTCCGCAAGCGCATCAAATAGTGTAGGCCGTCTTGAAAAGCTCAAAATGTCCTCCGGGATGCGTAAGAGCATGAAGAACTTGCCGCCAAGGCACGTCATACCAAGTGAGCCCAGAATCACGTTTGCGTCAGAAAATCCAACAGAAGATTGATAATTGAGGTCCGAAGACGTAGTAAACCAAAAAAGTGGAAGTCCAGATCGAAGCTCAAATCCGCTAGCGGCACCAGAGGTGAATTCTTTATAGACTTCCTCAGCAGCTGCGATGGAAGTTATTGGCGCGGTGAGAGGCCGATTCAATGCGAATTGGTTGATGGCATCACATTCGACACATCTCACACAGGGGCCCAGTTTCGAGGCATCCACTCGGTTGCCCTCCAGGAGGCTTTTGACATCGGGGCTGGAGAAACCTTGTGCGCGTCGAAGTGGACTCTGGATCGATTGGCGCTTCGCGAGGTATTTGCCAAAAGATGTAAGCAGGCTTGGCATGTCTGAAACATTTGAGAACATTATCTCAGCAATCAACTTCAAGCCGTAGAGCTGCCACAAAGGCTCACCTTCGTAGGGTGGCGCGCCCACCTTACACTTTTCCGGTGGCAACAGCTCTCCGAAGCAATCTCGAAGCCAGGTCGTTACGGCCCCGGTGGCTTCCACTTCATTTATGTCCTCAATAGCCTGAGCGATCTTTGCGCATCTGCTCATGTGCCTCCTCTAAACGGAGTTATCTCCAGTCATACCTATTGATAGCAAAAATTTGGGTCTTGTTCATTTCGGACATTGATACTCCAACTAAGTGCCATTTAGTGGCACTCTGAGCGGGCTAATAGCGACAACAGCAGATGTCTCATTTGATACATTATGGCATGTCATAAGCCGATTCAGCAGCTGTTAGCTTCGACGTGAAACACTCACTCAGAGACCTCCTGAGCGGCTGCCCTATAGTTGACCTCCGAAAAAGACTTAAGACACCGCGTCGTGGTCAATTTCTCGTGGTGTGCCTGCTTGCGACACACTGTGCCGAGTATGCGAGTGAAGCAGATAAACCTTAATATCGCACACAGATGACAACCCAAGAAATGCTTCAAATGACCGACATTGTCTCGTTCGCCTGTTCGCCTGTTCGCCTGATGTTGTAGAATATCGGTGAAACTAACACAACATTTGCCAAGGATGGATGAACCGTTGAAACCGAGCGCAGCAAGAATTATCTGCACATGTATCTGCTATCATCTGCAAATCGGAAGGCACCGCAATTCCTTGCGTTCAATAATGAGACTTCTATTGCTTGCCCAGTCGAGTAAGTAGACGCGTGGTGTAGACAGGCTGGTCTTGACAAAATCCGGAATTGGAGATATGATAAACTTCTATTTCGCTCTTTATAAATATCGGCAAAGTCAGTCCAAACGTCACCTTTGCATTTGAGTACTGCCTTTCGAAACCTCTGAAATGTCAGGGTTTGGGAAG
This genomic interval from bacterium contains the following:
- a CDS encoding AAA family ATPase, whose amino-acid sequence is MEHLQDKDGPISVPPNLFKAIESGDCVLFAGMGLGAQAGYPTWSELVSNAVNWCLREGVLGKDFAHKSNQDIFQLEPNLAADLLTAELKQANVLSSILSFLREQYSMPQKTDGSLFREIHEIGFAAIVTTSFDRSLEPILSPLSPPVFTSNDTEQLIGRLNRREPFLLKLFGRLELPDTITFSPAELRDQMDRRIEFRQFISSLFLTRTVLFMGSSLGGIRFYLENARLGEISKSKRHYALVNIDAQFREAEVGLLSRRYGIDVLPFDGSPDFSLLRQFVHGLHENQAASRDDSRVRSVFASSSETEVGHGAVLESIHLQNVGAFEEMEVRFHKRWTVLLGDNGVGKSTILRGIASALCGEDAATYADRLIRTGKDQSRITLKFQNSGTYSYAFEISRKSVGVNVLSLPGRPLDTAGTLILGFPPLRTVSWKMPTGTFWDESSSRPLVTDLLPLVTNEPDPRIDKLKQWILTVEYQSKSASDGPRYQRLLNDLFDVIGRLTGDVKIEFGGIDLENRRILVRTEDGLVAFEQVSQGATSLLGWVGVLLQRLYEMYRQSPNPRSESAIVLIDEIDAHMHPAWQQSIVEKLTECFPNTQFICSTHSPLVVGGMDISQIIKFSRDKATGMVYQESLDSQLTMGGTDLQLTSRLFGLRTALDSGETRRHYTEYQLLLQKGESISDSKSKESSNWSEFWSFDSGPLSRLQCRVQLRGWFRPC
- a CDS encoding carboxymuconolactone decarboxylase family protein is translated as MTKISQGKWTRIRPLQRDEISAYTEAGMVAGELTWGRFRNNLCKVMAYTPRLLQTEVEYCNTFIFDPPTFRGTVQEAGFLDRFIRELVISRTSLLNRSRYSVTHHSFIGYRLFADAGREAEGHRKLLHLHEVEKHPNAYTDLERIILGYTTKVTTDAHQVTDVEFEALREALRIAAAGNAERQERVSIELSRFIDSQIVELTWLIGHFCLLNRWFTVLQVPDESSADEDNFLGLYEQVVPADIRERNEKILEGGF